DNA from Bos indicus isolate NIAB-ARS_2022 breed Sahiwal x Tharparkar chromosome 15, NIAB-ARS_B.indTharparkar_mat_pri_1.0, whole genome shotgun sequence:
CCTCCTCAAAGCCCCCATAACCTCTTtattcctcaggctgtagatgagGGGGTTCAGGGCTGGGGTGACCATCGTGTAGAAGACAGAGATGATGTTGTCTTGCTTGGGGCTGTGGAGGGAACTGGGCAGAACATACATGAATGTGGCAGGTCCATAGAACATCCCGACCACAGTCAAGTGGGAAGAACAGGTGACCAGTGCTTTCCACCTCCCTTCCTTTGAGGGCATGTGGAGCACAGTAAGTAAGATTAGTGTATAGGAGGAAACAATAGCAGAAAGGGGGAGCAAGACGAAAGTCACAACTGTCACATATACCATGAGTTCATATCTGGAAGTATCTGCACAGACCAACTTCAATAGAGGTGGGATCTCACAGAGCAGGTGGCTGATCTCCTGGGACATGCAGAAAGGGAAGTGCATGGTGTACAAGGTATGTCCTAGAGCACTCAGGGAAGCCAGGACCCACGATGTGGCCACCATGAGCCAGCAGACCCTCGGCCTCATGAGGACCATGTAGTTCAGAGGATGACAAATGGCCACATACCTGTCATAGGCCATGAAGGCCAGTAGGAGGTCCTCTGCACCACCCAGGGTCAGTGCCAGAAACATCTGAAGGGCACAGCCCACAAAGGAGATGGTGTTTTCACTGAGAAGAAAATCCATGAAGGCCTTGGGAGTGACAACAGACGTGAAGAAGAGGTCCATGAGAGAGAGCTGCCCGAGCAGGAGGTACATGGGCACATGGAGCCGGGCATCCATTGTGATGGCCAGGAGCAGAAGGCAATTGGTGGCGAGGGCCAGCATGTACAGGACTGTGATTGCAGCACAGAGCAGCTCAGGAGACAAACTGTCATTCAGAATCCCCATCAATATGAAGCCACTTCCCAGGGTGAAGTTCCAGTGCTCCATTCTGTGTTGTTTCTTTAGTTATGTAGAACCAGATGGTCTTGATGAAAGCCTTTCTAAGGGAGATTACCCTAGTTTTGCATTGTCTCACCTCACTATGGAATTACCAATAAGAATTCCATGAGATGATATCTTTTCCTCTTGGTAGCTAGGTTTGCCTTCTGTCTTCtgaatttatgaatattttcattaaattattataaagtatCATATAAGTTAGAAATAAGCATGTTGGTTATAGCCTGTCATCTTTAAATAAGATAACCAAGAGAATGAACCCAAGCAAATATCTTTGTAAATAGATAAAATCATAGCTATCTTCCCAACAAAAAAAATACCTGCACATTGGCTTTTAATTCAGTTGCTTTTCTGCTTTAAATTTCCTTGGGATTCCAATTCTGTTTTTTCTGCTCCCCTAGACATGACATCTGGCTTTATTTTCCAGTCTCATTGTTCTGAACAGTTTTCTCAACAGGGAACCTCTTGGCTCTTGGACCACTTGGTCTCTTGTGTTCTTGAACTGTCCTCACATCCTTGATGAGCATACTGCTACTTTACGGAAGGGAAGAGGAATTCTGTGCATGACTGAATCACTGGGATAGTATAGATTTTGGAGGTACATATTCAGGAACAGTACAAAAAATGTTTGCCTATTTTCAGGTAATGATAAGATGTTTGCTCAGGAGGAATGAGGATAGAAACGAAGGTGATGCATGAGACTTGAAAAGATATGGCAAGGTATTTGTGTTTAGGATACATGATAGAAGGGGTGAGTTATAAAAGAGGGGGATTTATAGAAAAGGCCCAAAGCCATCCCATCACTTGAAAGTCAAATTAAgatcttgaattaaaaaaaagagatcctCTATCTCATAGTATTAGCTGTATGAGGAAAGATGCTGTTTCTGCTGAGCCCTGAATCTATGTGGAAGTTTGAGCAGGAGAACAAGTGGTGTGTGGAACTGTGCTACTTCACTTCCTCTACATGGATGCAGACCTTTCATAGTTGGATGGAGGACTCAGGAGGCACTctggaaaagaagagaataatCCACCAAATGTTTCATCTTTCCTTTGCATCATCTGCTCTTACCCCTCTGTCTTCAGTTTATGTCACCAACGTTGTCAACTTAGGGTTGGGACCTTTCAGTAGTTGGATGATAAAATCCTAAACTCGGAAGGCTTTTCCAACTGATCTAGTTCCTTTCATTCACTCCATAAATATTCACTAAGCTCTTACAATATACCAGGCACTATATTTGATGCTAGGGAAATTGCACGGATGTGAAATGCCCATTACATAAACACCTACACACATCTACTGGCAATGAAAT
Protein-coding regions in this window:
- the LOC139187155 gene encoding olfactory receptor 2AG2-like; translated protein: MEHWNFTLGSGFILMGILNDSLSPELLCAAITVLYMLALATNCLLLLAITMDARLHVPMYLLLGQLSLMDLFFTSVVTPKAFMDFLLSENTISFVGCALQMFLALTLGGAEDLLLAFMAYDRYVAICHPLNYMVLMRPRVCWLMVATSWVLASLSALGHTLYTMHFPFCMSQEISHLLCEIPPLLKLVCADTSRYELMVYVTVVTFVLLPLSAIVSSYTLILLTVLHMPSKEGRWKALVTCSSHLTVVGMFYGPATFMYVLPSSLHSPKQDNIISVFYTMVTPALNPLIYSLRNKEVMGALRRVLGKYIL